Proteins found in one Pirellulales bacterium genomic segment:
- a CDS encoding BON domain-containing protein gives MNAPDMPVTDRELAERIVAFLFSRHVPGLRTLQVQVHNGVVTLSGKVLTFYEKQLCNQCFRRVAGVRQLINQVDVTTDEQPPSSPTEFVSVFIR, from the coding sequence ATGAATGCTCCTGATATGCCGGTGACGGATCGAGAATTAGCCGAACGGATTGTGGCTTTTTTGTTTAGTCGCCATGTCCCGGGTTTGCGGACGTTACAAGTCCAGGTTCATAACGGCGTGGTAACGCTTAGCGGAAAAGTCCTGACCTTTTATGAAAAACAACTGTGCAACCAATGTTTTCGCCGGGTGGCTGGTGTGCGTCAACTGATTAACCAGGTTGATGTTACCACGGATGAACAGCCTCCTTCCTCCCCCACCGAATTTGTGTCTGTTTTTATCCGTTAG
- a CDS encoding response regulator transcription factor: MPARIMVVDDHEVVRLGLQSLLTNTEIQIIAEAASGSSALAQLATITPDLVLMDILMPDGDGLSTLTRLKLDYPNLPVLMYSGFDNPTYIARAIALGASGFIHKTEDKTRLIAAILAAAAGDSLWSAEDYRRVGTGLAPLQIQSVADIPLTSREIEVLKQIAFGLTNKEIGRALNISYETVKEHVQNLLRKIGVADRTQAAVWAIRKGLVE, from the coding sequence ATGCCTGCCCGAATTATGGTCGTAGATGACCACGAAGTCGTCCGCCTTGGATTGCAGTCTCTGTTAACCAACACCGAGATTCAAATTATCGCCGAAGCCGCCAGCGGATCATCAGCCCTAGCGCAATTAGCGACGATAACGCCGGATTTGGTGCTCATGGATATTCTCATGCCCGATGGGGATGGACTATCCACGCTGACGCGTCTCAAATTGGACTACCCCAATTTGCCTGTGCTTATGTACTCGGGGTTTGATAATCCCACCTATATAGCACGAGCGATTGCGCTGGGGGCCAGCGGTTTTATCCACAAAACCGAGGACAAAACCCGCCTTATCGCGGCTATTTTGGCTGCTGCGGCTGGTGATAGCCTGTGGAGCGCGGAGGATTACCGCCGAGTGGGGACCGGGCTCGCACCCCTGCAGATTCAATCCGTGGCGGATATTCCCCTTACCTCACGCGAGATCGAAGTCCTCAAACAAATCGCTTTTGGCCTGACAAATAAAGAAATCGGCCGGGCCCTCAACATCAGCTACGAAACGGTCAAAGAGCACGTGCAGAATCTCTTGCGTAAAATTGGCGTTGCCGACCGCACCCAGGCCGCCGTGTGGGCGATACGCAAGGGTCTGGTGGAATAG
- the gnd gene encoding decarboxylating NADP(+)-dependent phosphogluconate dehydrogenase, translating into MPLADFGLIGLAVMGENLALNIESRGYTIAVFNRTTSVVDELIAGRAAGKKFIGCHSLEELVKNVARPRKIMMMVKAGKPVDDLIDQLIPLLEPGDVIIDGGNEHYTNTERRTQYIEGKGLLFIGTGVSGGEEGALKGPSLMPGGSPAAWPLVKPIFQAIAAKVGPNNDIPCCEWVGPRGAGQYVKMVHNGIEYGDMQLICEAYFLLKHALGLSNAELYDVFAEWNKGELDSYLIEITRDILSVKDPETGEYMVDLILDTAGAKGTGKWMSQLALDLGVPSTLVTEAVYARCLSALKAARVNASKVLSGPIGQKYAGDRREFIEQVRQALYASKICSYAQGYVQLQAAAKEHDWPLNYGNIALLWRGGCIIRARFLERIKEAFDAQPNLENLLLAPYFQQATAAAQDAWRNVIITATRLGVPMPAFFTALAYYDGIRQARLPANLLQAQRDYFGAHTYNRVDKEGVFHTEWIKLRKPPA; encoded by the coding sequence ATGCCCCTCGCTGATTTTGGTCTCATTGGTCTGGCAGTCATGGGCGAGAATCTCGCCCTCAATATCGAAAGCCGCGGCTACACGATCGCCGTGTTCAACCGCACCACCTCGGTCGTGGATGAACTAATCGCCGGCCGCGCCGCCGGAAAAAAGTTCATCGGCTGCCACTCACTGGAGGAACTGGTAAAAAATGTCGCCCGCCCGCGCAAGATCATGATGATGGTCAAGGCTGGCAAACCCGTGGACGACCTCATCGACCAGCTTATTCCCCTCTTGGAGCCGGGGGATGTGATCATCGATGGCGGCAATGAGCACTACACCAATACTGAACGCCGCACCCAATATATCGAGGGTAAGGGGCTGCTGTTTATCGGCACCGGCGTATCCGGCGGCGAGGAAGGCGCGCTCAAAGGCCCCAGCCTGATGCCCGGCGGTTCCCCCGCAGCCTGGCCCCTGGTCAAACCCATCTTTCAGGCCATCGCCGCCAAGGTCGGGCCAAACAACGACATCCCCTGCTGCGAATGGGTCGGTCCCCGCGGAGCGGGCCAATATGTCAAAATGGTCCACAACGGCATCGAATACGGCGATATGCAGCTCATCTGCGAGGCGTATTTCCTGCTCAAGCACGCGCTGGGCCTATCGAACGCCGAGTTGTACGACGTCTTTGCCGAGTGGAACAAAGGGGAGCTCGATAGCTACCTCATCGAAATCACACGGGATATCCTCAGTGTCAAGGACCCCGAAACCGGCGAATACATGGTCGATCTGATCCTGGACACCGCCGGGGCCAAGGGGACCGGCAAATGGATGAGCCAACTGGCTCTCGACCTGGGCGTGCCTAGTACGCTCGTGACCGAGGCCGTCTACGCCCGCTGCCTGTCGGCATTAAAGGCCGCGCGGGTGAACGCCAGCAAAGTGCTTTCTGGCCCGATCGGCCAAAAGTACGCTGGCGACCGGCGGGAATTTATTGAGCAAGTCCGCCAGGCGCTCTATGCCAGCAAAATTTGCAGCTACGCCCAGGGATATGTGCAGTTGCAGGCGGCGGCCAAGGAACACGATTGGCCGCTGAATTATGGTAATATCGCGCTGTTGTGGCGCGGAGGGTGCATCATTCGGGCGCGCTTTTTAGAGCGGATCAAGGAAGCCTTTGACGCGCAGCCCAATCTCGAGAATTTGTTACTGGCGCCGTATTTTCAGCAAGCGACCGCCGCCGCTCAGGACGCTTGGCGCAATGTGATCATCACCGCCACGCGCTTGGGCGTACCGATGCCGGCATTTTTTACGGCGTTGGCCTATTATGACGGCATCCGCCAAGCGCGGTTGCCGGCGAATTTGCTGCAGGCCCAGCGAGACTACTTTGGTGCGCACACCTACAATCGTGTGGACAAGGAAGGGGTGTTTCACACCGAATGGATCAAATTGCGTAAACCGCCCGCATAA
- a CDS encoding transposase, with product MNKLMNLDLINIELAKSAFVGGDSVAESCVNIAEPVWHQKNLRKGRISEKYATYSITKCVENRRRVLNQEPLPQIILDSINFLRGKNELRLLAFCIMPDHLHLLFCLTTHEPLSELLQRMFRYTTLTINKCLKRSGSFWQDGFFDHRCRDAEDIFERAEYIERNPVRAELVKQASDWRYSSAHFSRKEMLDRSWFFG from the coding sequence ATGAACAAGCTGATGAATCTTGATTTGATTAATATTGAATTAGCCAAATCTGCATTTGTAGGAGGCGACTCCGTCGCCGAATCCTGCGTTAATATCGCCGAACCCGTTTGGCATCAAAAGAATCTTCGCAAGGGCCGGATTTCGGAAAAATATGCAACCTATTCAATTACCAAGTGTGTTGAAAATCGCAGACGAGTGCTTAACCAAGAACCATTGCCACAGATAATTCTCGATAGTATAAACTTTCTTCGTGGTAAGAATGAATTGCGATTGCTCGCCTTTTGCATTATGCCGGATCATTTGCATCTGCTATTTTGCTTGACAACGCATGAGCCGCTGTCGGAGTTACTTCAGCGGATGTTTCGTTATACCACCCTAACCATAAACAAATGTCTCAAGCGGTCTGGCTCATTCTGGCAAGATGGTTTTTTTGACCATCGTTGCCGAGATGCGGAAGATATCTTCGAGCGGGCGGAATATATTGAACGCAATCCTGTTCGTGCTGAATTGGTCAAACAAGCGTCCGATTGGCGATATTCATCGGCACATTTCAGCCGCAAGGAAATGTTGGATCGAAGTTGGTTTTTTGGGTGA
- a CDS encoding HAD hydrolase-like protein, translating to MYDITPKHTFLVGIDSDGCAFDTMELKHKECFIPNIINHYNLQAVSKYAREAAEFVNLYSKSRGINRFPALVEALEWLQKRPEVLARGAKIDIPQSLRDWIKTETKLGNPALKAKVAETHDPALTACLAWSEAVNKAVDDMVRHVPPFPYVRESLAKLAENADLLVCSATPTPALKKEWSEHGIDKYVVEICGQEAGSKKEILANAAKYPAQHTLMIGDAPGDYSAAKANNCLFYPINPGAEEASWERFYQEGIDRFFAGTFAGDYQTGLLAEFDKYLPEKPSWKGVGM from the coding sequence ATGTACGACATCACTCCCAAGCACACATTCCTGGTTGGCATCGACTCCGATGGTTGCGCGTTTGACACGATGGAGTTGAAGCATAAGGAATGCTTCATCCCCAACATTATCAACCATTACAATTTGCAGGCGGTGAGCAAGTACGCCCGCGAGGCGGCGGAGTTTGTGAACCTCTACTCCAAAAGCCGCGGCATCAACCGCTTTCCCGCGCTTGTCGAAGCGCTCGAATGGCTGCAAAAACGCCCGGAGGTATTGGCCCGCGGCGCCAAGATCGACATTCCGCAATCGCTGCGTGACTGGATCAAGACCGAGACCAAGCTGGGCAACCCCGCGCTCAAGGCCAAAGTCGCCGAAACACACGATCCCGCCCTGACGGCCTGCTTGGCCTGGTCGGAGGCGGTGAACAAGGCCGTCGATGACATGGTCCGGCATGTCCCGCCGTTCCCCTACGTGCGGGAATCACTAGCCAAGCTGGCCGAAAACGCGGATTTGCTAGTTTGTTCCGCCACGCCCACGCCGGCGTTAAAGAAGGAGTGGTCGGAGCACGGGATTGACAAGTATGTGGTGGAAATTTGCGGTCAAGAGGCGGGGAGCAAAAAGGAGATCTTGGCGAACGCGGCCAAGTACCCGGCCCAACATACGTTGATGATCGGGGACGCGCCGGGGGACTACAGCGCGGCGAAGGCGAACAATTGTCTGTTTTATCCGATCAATCCGGGAGCGGAGGAAGCGAGTTGGGAGCGGTTTTATCAGGAAGGGATCGACCGGTTCTTTGCGGGAACATTCGCGGGTGATTATCAAACGGGACTATTGGCGGAGTTTGATAAGTATCTGCCGGAAAAGCCGAGCTGGAAGGGAGTGGGGATGTAG
- a CDS encoding diphosphate--fructose-6-phosphate 1-phosphotransferase, producing the protein MPRPRNMIVAQSGGPSPVINNSLRGIIETARQMSEIGTVYGGYHGIEGVLKEELLDLSCQCHEEIALLRYTPAAGSIGTCRYKLKPNQTEDFDRVIEVCQAHDIGYFLYIGGNDSMDTAHKIAQLAQQRGLDMIAVGVPKTIDNDVGDSEFQLVDHTPGYGSTAKYWLHMVQYANEENNGSSPADPVLVMQAMGRKIGFIPAAARLADPGRELPLQIYLAESPCSLEQLAENVNSQLKKDGRCIVVISEGFNVGSLGEMKDSFGHTSFSASQTTVAQIVVNYLNKVGLAAKGAARGNVSGTDQRHSMAYASTVDLEEAYKSGQMACLLAAAGTGGYMATILRQPGHIYSAKYDKVPLEKVAAADRSFPSQWIAANGYDVTDDFVQYATPLVGEDMLTLPMISGRQRLTRLKPEFASMKLGKYIPQADRK; encoded by the coding sequence ATGCCACGCCCACGCAATATGATTGTCGCCCAGAGCGGCGGCCCCAGTCCGGTAATTAACAATTCCTTGCGGGGGATTATCGAAACCGCCCGCCAGATGTCGGAAATTGGGACAGTGTACGGCGGTTATCATGGTATCGAGGGGGTGCTCAAGGAGGAACTGCTCGATCTGTCGTGCCAATGCCACGAAGAGATCGCGCTGTTGCGATATACGCCCGCCGCGGGTTCCATCGGCACGTGCCGGTACAAGCTCAAGCCCAACCAGACCGAGGATTTTGACCGGGTAATCGAGGTCTGCCAGGCGCACGACATCGGGTATTTCCTGTACATCGGTGGCAATGACAGTATGGACACCGCGCACAAAATCGCCCAACTGGCCCAGCAGCGCGGGCTGGATATGATCGCGGTGGGCGTTCCGAAGACGATTGATAATGACGTGGGTGATAGCGAATTCCAGCTTGTCGATCATACGCCCGGTTATGGCAGCACGGCGAAGTACTGGCTGCACATGGTGCAATACGCCAATGAAGAAAACAACGGCAGCAGCCCCGCCGATCCAGTGTTGGTCATGCAGGCGATGGGGCGCAAGATCGGCTTTATCCCGGCGGCGGCGCGACTGGCCGATCCGGGGCGGGAACTGCCATTACAGATTTATCTGGCCGAAAGCCCCTGCAGTCTGGAGCAACTGGCCGAGAATGTGAATTCGCAGCTAAAAAAAGATGGCCGCTGCATCGTGGTAATCAGCGAAGGGTTCAACGTCGGCAGCCTGGGAGAGATGAAAGATTCATTTGGGCATACGTCCTTTAGCGCCAGCCAGACGACAGTGGCGCAAATTGTGGTGAACTACCTGAACAAGGTGGGCCTGGCGGCCAAAGGGGCGGCGCGGGGGAATGTCAGCGGGACCGATCAGCGGCATTCGATGGCTTACGCCAGCACAGTGGATTTGGAAGAAGCCTATAAGAGCGGCCAAATGGCGTGCCTCTTGGCGGCGGCTGGCACGGGGGGGTACATGGCGACGATCCTGCGCCAGCCGGGCCACATTTATAGCGCAAAATACGACAAAGTGCCGCTGGAAAAGGTGGCGGCGGCGGACCGGTCGTTCCCCAGCCAGTGGATCGCGGCGAATGGCTACGATGTGACGGACGATTTTGTCCAATATGCCACGCCCCTCGTGGGCGAGGACATGCTGACGCTACCGATGATCAGCGGTCGGCAACGGCTGACGCGACTGAAGCCGGAGTTTGCCAGCATGAAGCTAGGTAAATACATTCCCCAGGCAGATCGGAAGTAG
- a CDS encoding 7-carboxy-7-deazaguanine synthase QueE yields the protein MRIAEIYVSKQGEGALTGTPSVFVRASGCNLRCWFCDTPFTSWQPTGDDHSVPEITERVLAHGERHVVLTGGEPLLFAELVPLTVALRVAGRHLTIETAGTLYQPVACDLMSISPKLANSTPSADLAGRWHARHEQERWVPTVVARFLREYACQLKYVVDQPEDLAEIDAQLAELAALVPEGVRGDQLWLMPQGTNPVELAERAAWLQPLCAQRGWNYCPRMHIEWYGHTRGT from the coding sequence ATGCGCATTGCCGAGATTTATGTTTCGAAACAAGGCGAAGGGGCGCTTACCGGCACGCCCAGCGTGTTTGTCCGCGCCAGTGGCTGCAATTTGCGCTGCTGGTTTTGTGATACGCCATTCACCAGTTGGCAACCGACGGGGGACGACCACAGCGTGCCGGAGATCACCGAACGGGTCCTGGCCCACGGCGAACGGCATGTGGTGCTAACCGGGGGAGAGCCGCTGTTATTTGCGGAGCTGGTCCCGTTGACCGTTGCGCTGCGGGTCGCCGGCAGGCATCTTACGATCGAAACGGCGGGGACGCTGTATCAGCCGGTGGCGTGCGACCTGATGTCCATCAGCCCCAAGTTGGCAAATTCCACCCCCAGCGCGGACCTGGCTGGCCGTTGGCACGCGCGGCATGAACAAGAGCGCTGGGTGCCAACGGTCGTGGCGCGGTTTTTGCGTGAATATGCGTGCCAGCTGAAATACGTGGTGGACCAGCCGGAGGACCTGGCGGAGATCGACGCGCAACTGGCGGAACTGGCCGCGTTAGTACCCGAAGGGGTGCGCGGGGACCAGCTGTGGCTGATGCCCCAGGGGACCAACCCCGTGGAACTAGCCGAGCGCGCCGCCTGGTTGCAACCGCTTTGTGCCCAGCGAGGGTGGAACTATTGTCCCCGGATGCATATCGAATGGTACGGCCACACCCGGGGGACGTAG
- the queF gene encoding preQ(1) synthase, which produces MVTAFRQKLETFANQFPQREYEIQIVAPEFTSVCPLTGQPDFGTLTIRYIPAALCVELKSLKMYLQAFRNEGIFYENVTNSIFDDLVDCLRPRQLTLIAQFTPRGGISSTITCTHVAATPA; this is translated from the coding sequence ATTGTGACCGCTTTTCGCCAAAAACTCGAAACATTTGCCAATCAATTTCCCCAGCGGGAATACGAGATTCAAATTGTCGCGCCCGAGTTCACCAGCGTTTGCCCCCTGACCGGCCAGCCGGACTTTGGCACACTGACCATTCGCTATATTCCCGCGGCCCTGTGTGTCGAGTTAAAAAGCCTGAAAATGTATTTGCAGGCCTTTCGCAACGAGGGGATTTTTTATGAAAATGTCACCAACTCTATTTTTGACGACCTGGTCGACTGCCTGCGGCCCCGCCAACTGACCCTGATCGCCCAATTCACGCCCCGGGGGGGAATTTCCAGCACGATCACCTGCACGCACGTTGCCGCTACTCCGGCTTAA
- a CDS encoding class I SAM-dependent rRNA methyltransferase has protein sequence MSQQNPRDANFDHESPYSAAPTSATAAMAGGLPTVRLKPRKSRPFYGRHPWVLDSAVESITGLPGDGDAVQLLNEKGKFIATGYYNSQSRIRVRLYSWNPTEALDEAWLAGKIVAAIELRRQLGLLEPSSAARMIFSESDGLSGLIVDRLGDYLAIQVNALAMARRLPQIIPILQRELRPHGIVIKQERGIGPLEGVHLPPETHWGELPAAPLTITEHHIKYAVDLRTGQKTGFYIDQRDNRRAAAKYASGRRVLDMFCYSGGFGLNCLVHGDAQSVLAVDSSAAALHLAGENARLNHTSDWHSQQADAFDHLAGLATGPERFGLVVLDPPKFANKRSAVDEALMAYHRLNRLAVELLEPQGILVTCCCSGHVLREDFLHMLGGVAQRSGRDLQILEQRGAAADHPVSATCLETEYLKCVICRVG, from the coding sequence ATGAGTCAGCAAAATCCACGCGACGCAAATTTTGACCACGAATCGCCGTATTCGGCAGCGCCAACTTCCGCCACGGCAGCGATGGCGGGAGGGCTTCCCACGGTCCGGCTCAAACCCCGCAAATCGCGCCCCTTTTATGGGCGGCACCCCTGGGTGTTGGATTCAGCGGTGGAAAGCATCACCGGCCTGCCTGGCGACGGAGATGCCGTACAATTGCTCAACGAAAAGGGCAAGTTTATCGCGACCGGCTATTACAACAGCCAAAGCCGGATCCGGGTGCGGCTGTATTCTTGGAATCCAACGGAAGCACTGGACGAAGCGTGGTTGGCGGGAAAGATTGTCGCCGCGATAGAGTTGCGCCGCCAGTTGGGTCTGCTGGAGCCTAGTTCCGCCGCGCGGATGATCTTTAGCGAATCCGACGGCCTGAGCGGACTGATCGTGGATCGGTTGGGTGATTATTTGGCGATCCAGGTCAATGCCCTGGCCATGGCGCGGCGCTTACCGCAAATTATTCCTATTTTACAACGGGAATTGCGTCCCCATGGGATTGTGATCAAGCAAGAGCGGGGCATTGGACCATTGGAAGGAGTGCATTTGCCGCCGGAAACCCACTGGGGAGAGTTACCCGCGGCCCCCCTGACCATCACCGAACATCACATCAAATACGCGGTTGATTTGCGCACGGGACAAAAGACCGGCTTTTATATCGACCAGCGCGATAATCGCCGCGCCGCGGCCAAGTATGCCTCTGGGCGGCGGGTGTTGGATATGTTTTGTTATAGCGGCGGGTTTGGGTTGAATTGCCTGGTGCATGGAGACGCGCAATCCGTGCTGGCCGTGGACAGCAGCGCCGCCGCGCTGCACTTGGCTGGCGAAAATGCCCGGCTCAACCATACCTCCGACTGGCACAGCCAGCAGGCCGACGCATTTGACCACCTGGCCGGGTTGGCGACCGGACCAGAACGCTTTGGATTGGTGGTTTTGGACCCGCCCAAGTTCGCCAATAAACGATCCGCCGTGGACGAGGCGTTAATGGCCTATCACCGGCTGAACCGGCTAGCGGTGGAACTACTGGAGCCCCAGGGAATCCTGGTGACGTGCTGCTGCTCTGGCCATGTTCTGCGGGAAGACTTTTTACACATGCTGGGGGGAGTGGCGCAGCGGAGTGGGCGGGATTTGCAAATCCTGGAACAACGGGGGGCGGCGGCGGATCATCCGGTCAGCGCCACCTGCCTGGAAACGGAATATTTAAAGTGTGTGATCTGCCGCGTGGGATGA